A window of Methanocella sp. contains these coding sequences:
- a CDS encoding molybdopterin oxidoreductase family protein, whose amino-acid sequence GKIKSLYIMGENPMVSDPDVNHVRHALEKVDFLVVQDIFMTETAQKASVVLPAASFAEKDGTFTNTERRVQLLRPAVKPPGQAKPDWEIIGLIAGKMGVKGFDYKSQEDIFEEVRKTTPQYAGMTYERLRKPEALHWPCPAVDHPGTPILHMAKFSHPDGMGIFFPVSFKPPAEVPDAEYPLILTTGRMIFHYHTGSMTRRSPTLDAEVKTGFVEVNPEDAKALGIKDGDRVKVKSRRGEIEIAAKVTKNIMKGVIFIPFHFAECSANMLTNPALDPFAKMPEFKACAARIIPIPKEEKKPVAPIKVAPTIGGH is encoded by the coding sequence GGGCAAGATCAAGTCGCTGTACATCATGGGCGAAAACCCGATGGTGTCCGACCCCGACGTGAACCACGTTAGACACGCTCTGGAAAAGGTCGACTTCCTCGTCGTCCAGGATATCTTCATGACCGAAACGGCCCAGAAGGCTTCGGTTGTGTTGCCCGCCGCATCGTTCGCGGAGAAGGACGGCACCTTCACCAACACCGAGCGTCGCGTGCAGCTTCTGAGGCCCGCGGTCAAGCCGCCCGGCCAGGCAAAGCCGGACTGGGAGATCATCGGGCTTATCGCAGGGAAGATGGGCGTCAAGGGCTTTGATTACAAGTCGCAGGAAGATATCTTCGAGGAGGTCCGGAAGACTACCCCGCAGTACGCCGGCATGACCTACGAGCGGCTTCGAAAGCCCGAAGCTCTCCACTGGCCCTGCCCGGCGGTCGATCATCCTGGAACGCCGATCCTGCACATGGCGAAGTTCAGCCACCCGGACGGCATGGGCATCTTCTTCCCGGTATCGTTCAAGCCGCCTGCAGAAGTGCCCGATGCGGAGTACCCGCTCATCCTGACCACTGGCCGGATGATCTTCCACTACCACACGGGCAGCATGACCCGGCGGTCGCCCACGCTCGATGCGGAGGTCAAGACCGGCTTCGTCGAGGTTAACCCGGAGGACGCAAAGGCCCTCGGCATAAAGGACGGCGACAGGGTCAAGGTCAAGTCCAGGAGGGGCGAGATCGAGATCGCCGCCAAGGTGACCAAGAACATCATGAAGGGCGTCATCTTCATCCCGTTCCACTTCGCCGAGTGCAGCGCCAACATGCTGACCAACCCGGCCCTGGACCCGTTCGCGAAGATGCCCGAGTTCAAGGCCTGTGCAGCCAGGATCATTCCGATCCCGAAGGAAGAAAAGAAGCCGGTTGCGCCTATCAAGGTCGCGCCCACGATAGGAGGTCACTAA